One genomic segment of Aphis gossypii isolate Hap1 unplaced genomic scaffold, ASM2018417v2 Contig00252, whole genome shotgun sequence includes these proteins:
- the LOC126553491 gene encoding uncharacterized protein LOC126553491: MNPEFSYKYNGGEKKGIRYLVCRERYCKGTAKRLANDVIVNQIPHTHEPNNIETERLELKKEFRSKLIQRAVEETTKLRIIYDEECLRYDRAAVHYCWPTAETSMRKALKKIIPPLPPTLDALKEYLEQHLDRYKCCGHSFYQDYTIDNQGKYTVIFGCIDLIRKVVNQGGEEVHADATFKVVPSRPNCRQLFIMHMIIQNHSIPVIYILMESKTETAYTQVLMKCKVLFPEIKPICIMTDFEIALQNAFKIVYPDAIHHACFFHYVQCLVKNIRSQGLIPYVKNNEMAQICIKMTAALALLPPNKIEEGFQIIRRYSRDNNINLTSFFTYFSNYWIQTRGPEVFSVHGVPRRTNNNIESFHSQLKEKFQTVHPNLWTFLGD, encoded by the exons ATGAATCCAGAATTTTCCTACAAATACAATGGCGGAGAAAAAAAGGGTATTCG atatttGGTATGTCGTGAACGGTATTGTAAAGGAACAGCCAAAAGACTTGCTAATGACGTTATTGTTAACCAAATACCACATACCCATGAgcctaataatattgaaacagAACGGctggaattaaaaaaagagtTTAGGTCAAAATTGATTCAAAGAGCAGTTGAAGAAACTACGAAACTTCGAATCATCTACGATGAAGAATGtttaag ATATGATAGAGCTGCTGTACATTATTGTTGGCCAACCGCTGAAACTTCTATGCGTAAagctcttaaaaaaattattccacCATTACCACCTACACTGGATGCATTAAAAGAGTACCTTGAACAACATTTGGATAGATATAAATGTTGTGGTCATTCATTCTATCAAGATTATACTATTGATAATCAAGGAAAGTATACAGTGATATTTGGTTGTATTGATCTTATCCGTAAAGTGGTTAATCAAGGTGGTGAAGAGGTGCATGCTGATGCAACGTTTAAAGTTGTACCATCTCGACCAAATTGCAGacagttatttataatgcatatgATAATTCAAAACCAT tcTATAccagtgatatatatattgatggaATCAAAAACTGAGACAGCATACACTCAAGTTTTGATGAAGTGTAAAGTTCTATTTCCTGAAATTAAgccaatatgtataatgactGACTTTGAAATTGCATTACAGaatgcttttaaaattgtatatccaGATGCAATTCATCATGCGTGTTTTTTTCACTATGTTCAG tGTTTGGTCAAAAATATTAGGAGTCAAGGATTAATACCCTATGTTAAAAACAACGAAATGGCtcaaatatgcattaaaatgaCAGCTGCTTTAGCTTTATTACCACCTAACAAAATAGAAGAAGGTTTCCAAATAATTCGACGGTACAGCAGGGACAACAATATAAATCTGACTtccttttttacttatttctcTAA TTATTGGATACAGACAAGAGGACCAGAAGTTTTTTCGGTTCACGGTGTTCCTCGAagaaccaataataatattgagtcATTCCATAGCCAGCTTAAAGAAAAATTCCAAACTGTTCATCCTAATCTATGGACATTTTTAGgtgattga